A single window of Syntrophobacterales bacterium DNA harbors:
- the proC gene encoding pyrroline-5-carboxylate reductase — translation MLKGKKIAVIGGGVMGGALVQGIISLSAVNPHSLTVADTDEVRLQELADRLKVSVTTDNREALRGADVLLLAVKPQKMEEVLAGLDASLAPGMTCITIAAGIATSFIEERLGKGVRVIRVMPNMPALIGEGAAALCRGSFATAYDMQLARGIFEAVGITVEVKEELMDAVTALSGSGPGYAFFIIEAFAEAGVRMGFDRDVSLKLIAQSLIGSAKLCLKGEKTPAEFRKMVATPGGTTLAGLKVMEDGKLREMISAVVEEATKRSAELGGRKYTPPPTAPGSSSET, via the coding sequence ATGTTAAAAGGAAAGAAAATCGCCGTAATCGGCGGCGGGGTAATGGGCGGGGCTCTGGTGCAGGGAATAATTTCCCTGAGCGCCGTAAATCCTCACTCTTTGACCGTTGCAGATACCGATGAGGTGCGGCTGCAAGAGCTTGCCGACAGACTGAAGGTATCGGTTACAACCGACAATCGCGAAGCGCTGCGCGGCGCCGACGTGCTCTTGCTGGCCGTCAAGCCCCAGAAAATGGAGGAGGTTCTCGCCGGGCTTGACGCCTCACTGGCGCCCGGGATGACCTGCATCACGATCGCGGCGGGGATTGCGACCTCCTTTATCGAGGAGCGCTTGGGAAAAGGGGTGCGGGTCATTCGCGTTATGCCGAACATGCCCGCCCTGATCGGCGAAGGGGCGGCGGCTCTCTGCCGAGGTTCTTTCGCCACAGCTTACGATATGCAGTTGGCACGGGGAATTTTTGAGGCCGTCGGCATAACCGTAGAGGTCAAGGAAGAACTGATGGATGCAGTCACGGCGCTCAGCGGCAGCGGTCCTGGCTACGCCTTTTTCATTATCGAGGCCTTCGCCGAAGCGGGAGTCCGAATGGGATTTGACCGGGATGTTTCACTGAAGCTGATCGCCCAAAGCCTGATCGGCTCGGCAAAGCTCTGCCTGAAGGGGGAGAAGACCCCCGCCGAGTTCAGAAAGATGGTCGCCACCCCCGGCGGCACCACGCTTGCCGGCCTGAAGGTGATGGAGGACGGAAAACTCAGGGAGATGATCTCCGCGGTCGTTGAAGAGGCGACCAAAAGATCAGCCGAGTTGGGGGGCAGGAAATACACGCCGCCCCCAACTGCCCCCGGCTCATCTTCTGAAACCTGA
- a CDS encoding YggT family protein: MFILGNFIAAIARILDILLNIYMWIIIIRAVLSWVNPDPYNPLVRLIHQLTEPVMAPIRRRIPLRGGGMDFSPLVILLAIVFLQSFLVSSLLQLSHYLR; the protein is encoded by the coding sequence ATGTTTATACTTGGTAATTTTATCGCGGCCATTGCCCGCATCCTGGATATTCTTCTCAATATCTATATGTGGATTATAATTATCCGCGCGGTCTTGTCGTGGGTAAATCCCGATCCCTACAATCCGCTCGTCCGCCTTATCCATCAGTTGACAGAGCCGGTGATGGCGCCGATCCGCCGTCGGATTCCCCTGCGGGGAGGCGGAATGGACTTTTCCCCGCTTGTTATCCTGCTGGCAATCGTCTTTCTGCAGAGCTTCCTGGTATCGAGCCTGCTGCAGCTTTCCCACTATTTGCGCTGA
- a CDS encoding Rne/Rng family ribonuclease, which produces MSKKMLINAVHTEQKRMAIVEDGKLVEFNIQMAVRDPITGNLYKGIVMKVERGLQAAFVNYGGKKDGFLPLRDVSSNNYAETNGSHEGPRQTLKPGQEILVQVLREVSERKGALLTSYISLPGRYLVMLPNKESSGISRKIEDEDDRKRLKELIEQIKTEEGMGFIVRTAGMNRTKQELSRDYQHLFRLWTEIQKKAAELAAPALIYQESAFGVRSLRDYFTTDIDEILVDDAETFRQMKTYCKAVAPRNLKIIKLDKEKTPLFDKHQLEEQIRVIYQERADLKSGGYLIINPTEAMITIDVNSGRGSHKRNVEETAYQTNLEAAEEIARQLRLRDLGGLIAIDFIDMMDQKHNAEVEKAFKKALTMDRSRIQLAHISKFGILELSRQKKQSTIQEISYTACPYCHGRGMRPSLEYIALNAYRKVETQAVKGLAAEIKASVHNEIADYLQNQKRAEISRLEADYDLSIHIYGSHDATWEECKIEATKRDLPLPSETAQSRNADAAEKESKEAEELAEAEGLEEETEPEIFRNDSHEEEKQKEAKLPAKPDMKKRRPSRSGKKAPQAPPERQETTTTEKPAAVAAIAVAESSEPKIEPALEPAVEPAKKKSRRRPRRRRKTPADLSSTTAPMTITAAAPPEEKRQETEAVKPPPPAPTKSVISTQSAARGAFAKNRQTEKKEKSLLDDPLNKLKKVFEEFDDND; this is translated from the coding sequence ATGAGTAAAAAAATGCTGATCAACGCCGTCCACACCGAGCAGAAGCGCATGGCGATCGTGGAAGACGGCAAACTGGTCGAATTCAACATCCAGATGGCCGTCCGGGACCCGATAACGGGGAATCTTTACAAAGGGATCGTGATGAAGGTGGAACGGGGGCTGCAGGCGGCTTTCGTAAATTACGGCGGCAAGAAGGACGGATTCCTGCCGCTGCGGGACGTAAGCTCGAACAACTATGCGGAAACTAACGGCTCTCATGAAGGCCCGCGCCAGACGCTCAAGCCGGGGCAGGAAATATTGGTGCAGGTGCTCCGGGAGGTCAGCGAACGCAAGGGCGCCCTTCTTACATCATATATATCGCTGCCGGGACGATATCTGGTAATGCTTCCCAATAAGGAAAGCAGCGGCATCTCCCGGAAGATCGAAGACGAGGATGATCGCAAGCGGCTCAAGGAGCTGATTGAACAGATCAAAACCGAAGAGGGAATGGGATTCATAGTCAGAACCGCCGGGATGAACCGCACCAAGCAGGAGCTTTCCCGCGATTACCAGCACCTCTTCCGGTTGTGGACGGAAATCCAAAAAAAGGCCGCCGAACTCGCCGCCCCGGCCTTGATATATCAGGAAAGCGCCTTCGGGGTTCGTTCGCTCAGGGACTATTTCACAACCGACATAGATGAAATTCTTGTTGACGACGCAGAAACGTTCCGCCAGATGAAAACCTACTGCAAGGCGGTTGCGCCCCGTAATCTGAAGATAATAAAATTAGACAAGGAAAAAACGCCTCTTTTCGACAAACACCAGTTGGAAGAGCAGATTCGCGTCATCTACCAGGAACGGGCCGATCTAAAATCAGGCGGCTATCTGATCATCAACCCCACCGAGGCGATGATCACCATCGACGTCAACTCCGGGCGGGGCTCCCATAAACGCAACGTCGAGGAAACCGCCTACCAGACCAATCTGGAAGCGGCGGAGGAGATTGCCCGTCAGCTCCGCCTGCGCGACCTGGGCGGGCTGATCGCCATCGACTTCATCGACATGATGGACCAGAAGCACAACGCCGAGGTGGAAAAGGCCTTCAAAAAGGCCTTGACGATGGATCGGTCGCGCATCCAGCTTGCCCACATCTCCAAGTTCGGGATACTTGAACTCTCCAGGCAGAAGAAGCAATCCACCATCCAGGAGATAAGCTACACGGCCTGTCCTTACTGCCATGGCCGGGGGATGCGTCCTTCCCTTGAATATATCGCGCTCAACGCCTATCGCAAGGTGGAGACGCAGGCCGTAAAGGGACTGGCCGCCGAGATAAAGGCAAGCGTACACAATGAGATAGCCGATTATTTGCAGAACCAGAAAAGGGCAGAAATCAGCCGCCTGGAGGCAGATTACGACCTGTCAATCCATATCTACGGCAGCCACGATGCGACCTGGGAAGAGTGTAAAATTGAGGCGACGAAGCGGGACTTGCCGCTCCCTTCCGAAACAGCTCAATCAAGAAATGCCGACGCCGCGGAGAAAGAAAGCAAAGAGGCGGAAGAGCTGGCGGAGGCAGAGGGGCTTGAAGAAGAAACGGAACCGGAGATTTTCCGCAACGATAGCCATGAAGAGGAAAAACAAAAAGAGGCAAAGCTTCCAGCCAAGCCGGACATGAAAAAGCGCCGACCCAGCCGATCAGGGAAAAAGGCCCCTCAGGCGCCGCCTGAACGACAGGAGACGACGACTACCGAAAAACCTGCGGCTGTTGCCGCCATTGCTGTTGCTGAAAGCAGCGAACCGAAAATCGAACCGGCACTCGAACCGGCAGTCGAACCGGCGAAGAAAAAATCCCGCCGCCGTCCTCGCCGCCGCCGCAAGACGCCGGCAGACTTATCATCCACCACAGCGCCAATGACAATCACGGCCGCCGCCCCCCCCGAAGAAAAAAGGCAGGAAACGGAGGCAGTTAAACCTCCTCCCCCGGCGCCCACCAAAAGCGTAATATCCACCCAGTCCGCAGCGAGAGGCGCGTTTGCAAAAAACAGACAGACTGAAAAAAAAGAGAAGTCCCTCCTCGATGATCCTCTCAATAAACTGAAAAAGGTCTTTGAGGAATTCGACGATAACGACTAA
- a CDS encoding DUF167 domain-containing protein, with amino-acid sequence MIPLSKTEDGVLFHVRVVPRASRSELAGVQDDALKLRITAPPVDGKANEECIRVLADFFDVKKRQVTIVSGHASRTKTIAIAGKSSGEIAARLEKLPTKNGE; translated from the coding sequence ATGATCCCCTTAAGTAAAACCGAAGACGGCGTTCTTTTCCATGTCCGGGTCGTGCCGCGGGCATCCCGTTCGGAGCTTGCTGGCGTTCAGGATGATGCCCTCAAGCTCAGGATAACGGCGCCCCCTGTAGATGGCAAGGCAAATGAAGAATGCATCCGGGTGCTTGCAGATTTTTTCGACGTAAAAAAACGACAGGTGACGATTGTCAGCGGCCATGCCTCCCGCACCAAGACGATCGCCATAGCGGGAAAGAGCAGCGGGGAAATAGCCGCTCGCTTGGAAAAACTGCCAACTAAAAATGGCGAATGA
- a CDS encoding alpha/beta hydrolase — protein sequence MLNEANVEGRKITFWGNDGGFYPQRRTLVFIHGSGGTHEDWNEQLAALPNDFNIAALDLPGHGKSEGPGEQDVFAYVAFVEKFLENVGIVQPVLIGHSLGAAICLSFAAKYGDQAAAIVPVGGGVRMPVNPLILDGLKNNPAETIAAIAKFSITKANRARFAAQLVDAISRTKSETIHGDFTACNRLELTSAIEGIRVPTLVVCGAEDKMTPPALSEYLQDHIPGARLALIPAAGHFAMLENPNEFNIALTDFVNSLPKQQVES from the coding sequence ATGCTGAACGAGGCAAATGTGGAAGGACGAAAAATCACCTTCTGGGGCAACGATGGGGGTTTCTACCCGCAGCGGCGAACCCTTGTTTTCATCCACGGCTCAGGCGGCACTCACGAGGATTGGAATGAGCAGCTTGCCGCCTTGCCGAATGACTTCAATATCGCCGCGTTGGATCTTCCTGGTCACGGAAAATCGGAGGGGCCGGGGGAGCAGGATGTATTTGCCTACGTCGCGTTCGTCGAGAAATTCTTAGAAAATGTCGGCATCGTCCAGCCGGTTCTGATCGGCCATTCGCTGGGCGCGGCAATCTGCCTGAGCTTTGCGGCCAAATACGGCGACCAAGCCGCCGCCATTGTCCCGGTCGGCGGAGGCGTCCGCATGCCGGTCAATCCGCTTATTCTTGACGGCTTGAAGAATAACCCCGCCGAAACTATCGCCGCCATCGCCAAATTCTCTATCACCAAGGCCAACCGAGCAAGATTCGCTGCGCAACTCGTGGACGCTATTTCCCGAACGAAGAGCGAAACGATCCATGGCGATTTCACCGCCTGCAACAGACTTGAGCTAACCTCTGCCATTGAAGGGATAAGGGTTCCGACGCTGGTTGTCTGCGGGGCAGAAGACAAGATGACCCCCCCGGCCCTGTCCGAGTATCTGCAAGATCACATTCCCGGGGCAAGGCTTGCCTTGATTCCGGCAGCGGGGCATTTTGCAATGCTGGAAAACCCGAATGAATTCAATATTGCGCTGACTGATTTCGTAAATTCGCTGCCGAAACAGCAAGTTGAATCTTGA
- a CDS encoding endonuclease domain-containing protein, whose protein sequence is MRATQKYKSLPYNPALRGRAKELRKAGILHEALFWSQIKSGKLNGLDFDRQKIIGNYIVDFYCAEKNAIIEIDGSSHDGKEEYDKQRDDFLISLGLTVIHIGVADVLNNMEGVLALLKNHPALTGTPP, encoded by the coding sequence ATGAGAGCAACACAAAAATATAAGTCCCTACCCTATAATCCCGCACTTCGCGGGCGCGCAAAAGAATTGCGCAAGGCGGGAATATTACATGAAGCACTTTTTTGGAGCCAAATTAAATCCGGCAAACTTAACGGGCTGGATTTTGATAGGCAGAAGATCATTGGCAACTATATTGTAGATTTTTATTGTGCCGAAAAAAATGCCATTATTGAGATTGATGGTTCGTCACACGATGGCAAAGAAGAATACGATAAACAAAGAGATGATTTTTTGATATCCTTGGGCCTAACCGTGATTCATATTGGCGTTGCGGATGTGTTGAATAATATGGAGGGAGTTCTGGCACTTTTAAAGAACCACCCCGCCCTGACGGGCACCCCTCCATAG
- a CDS encoding threonylcarbamoyl-AMP synthase, whose translation MLIAINNQNPQLRLVRRAVETIRAGGIIIYPTDTVYGMGCDLFNKKGIDRIYEIQRRDRKKPLSFVCADLKDISHYARVTDEAYKIMRRLLPGPYTFVLEASRIVPKTILPKRQTTGIRVPDNPICQALVAELGSPIISASVKDEDGELLSDPRIIEELFGKRVDMIIDGGIIVAKPSSVISILEEGPEVLREGKGDVSAFLQ comes from the coding sequence ATGCTGATCGCCATCAACAACCAGAACCCCCAGTTGCGGCTTGTGCGCCGGGCGGTGGAAACGATTCGCGCGGGCGGGATCATCATCTATCCCACCGACACGGTCTATGGAATGGGGTGCGATCTGTTCAACAAGAAGGGCATTGACCGGATTTATGAAATCCAGCGGCGCGACCGGAAAAAGCCGCTCAGCTTTGTCTGCGCCGATCTCAAGGACATCAGCCATTATGCAAGGGTTACCGACGAGGCTTATAAAATCATGCGCCGCCTGCTTCCGGGGCCCTACACATTCGTCCTCGAAGCCTCCCGGATAGTGCCCAAAACCATCCTGCCCAAAAGGCAGACAACGGGCATCCGGGTCCCCGACAACCCCATCTGCCAGGCCCTTGTCGCCGAGCTGGGTTCGCCCATAATCAGCGCCAGCGTCAAGGATGAAGACGGGGAGCTGCTGAGCGACCCGCGCATCATCGAAGAACTCTTCGGCAAAAGGGTAGATATGATCATCGACGGCGGCATTATCGTCGCCAAACCTTCGAGTGTCATCAGCATTCTGGAGGAAGGACCGGAGGTGCTCCGAGAAGGAAAAGGCGACGTATCGGCCTTTCTACAATAA